A stretch of Pseudolysobacter antarcticus DNA encodes these proteins:
- a CDS encoding alpha/beta fold hydrolase, with protein sequence MRWLKLLIWSLFIVVVVIALTLFSLYEFAPGTLFKWQGMAQSMMAGLHKQHIKIGDHDWVYLEGGEGPPVVLLHGFDANKNVWVGFARQLLPNYHVVIPDLPGWGESTRLDSADYGIAAQAARLSEFVTALKLPAVNIAGNSMGGHIAGIFAARYPQQVASLALLDSAGVHFKPNDFARRVYAGENPFNVDTPQQLDALLALVFAHPPQIPAGIKQEIVARNIASHAFFQKVLDQIGKGDLAFLLENELGKIQAPTLIIWCRADQLLDVSSVEVLQKGLAHSQTELFEGCGHVPMMELPQATGHRYRGFLQGGSNPINTAPQR encoded by the coding sequence ATGCGCTGGCTGAAATTGCTGATCTGGTCGTTGTTTATCGTCGTCGTGGTAATCGCGCTGACGCTGTTTTCGCTGTACGAATTTGCACCTGGCACCTTATTCAAATGGCAGGGCATGGCGCAGTCGATGATGGCGGGATTGCACAAGCAGCACATCAAGATCGGCGATCACGATTGGGTTTATCTCGAAGGCGGCGAAGGTCCGCCAGTCGTGCTGCTGCATGGTTTCGACGCGAACAAAAACGTGTGGGTCGGCTTCGCTCGCCAGTTGTTGCCGAACTACCATGTCGTGATTCCAGACCTGCCCGGCTGGGGCGAATCGACGCGGCTCGACAGCGCCGATTACGGCATCGCCGCGCAAGCCGCGCGGCTCAGTGAATTTGTCACCGCGCTGAAACTGCCGGCGGTAAACATCGCGGGTAACTCGATGGGCGGACACATCGCCGGCATTTTTGCTGCGCGCTATCCGCAACAGGTGGCGAGCCTCGCCTTGCTCGACAGCGCTGGCGTGCATTTCAAGCCGAACGATTTTGCGCGGCGCGTGTATGCCGGCGAAAATCCGTTCAATGTCGATACGCCGCAACAGCTCGATGCGTTGCTGGCGTTGGTGTTTGCGCATCCGCCGCAGATTCCGGCCGGCATCAAGCAGGAAATCGTTGCGCGCAATATAGCCTCGCATGCGTTTTTCCAGAAGGTGCTCGATCAGATCGGCAAGGGCGATTTGGCCTTCCTGCTCGAAAACGAACTCGGCAAAATTCAGGCGCCGACGCTCATCATCTGGTGCCGCGCCGATCAATTGCTCGACGTGTCATCGGTCGAGGTATTGCAGAAAGGCCTGGCGCATTCGCAGACCGAATTGTTCGAGGGCTGCGGGCATGTGCCGATGATGGAATTGCCACAAGCCACGGGTCATCGTTATCGCGGTTTTCTGCAGGGCGGCAGCAATCCGATCAACACCGCGCCGCAACGCTGA
- a CDS encoding M20/M25/M40 family metallo-hydrolase, with the protein MYLFLAILGLSLSVGSAVAAPQKSVAAANAINAGSESPSREHALLATLADAPSADELRATITKLVGFGTRNTLSDTHSETRGIGAARRWVKSRFAEISKDCGGCLQLVTPSQSFTGKRIPQPTEVMDIVAIQRGTVEPNRVIIITGHLDSRVTDVMDIEHDAPGANDDASGVAALIESARLLSKHKFRATLVFAALSGEEQGLYGGKVLADFAKAQGWQVQADLNNDIVGNTRGQDGVIDTTTVRIFSEGTKSNETLEQAKYRRYHGGEVDSPSRNIARYMADLADRYLTNFKVRMVYRTDRYGRGGDQVSFLEAGYPAVRVTEGHENYTRQHQDLRTENGIVYGDTIDGVDFGYLAHVTALNAVTMAAMASAPVAPTGIDTTGAVESDTTVKWDAVEGATGYRIWWRDTIAAQWQHSRYVSGATNVVLKNIVIDDWFFGVSAVSADGYESPIAYPGDAGSF; encoded by the coding sequence ATGTATCTGTTTCTCGCGATTCTGGGTTTGAGCCTGTCGGTCGGCAGCGCCGTGGCGGCGCCGCAAAAATCTGTCGCGGCGGCGAATGCGATAAATGCCGGCAGCGAATCGCCATCGCGCGAACATGCCTTGCTCGCGACGCTGGCTGATGCGCCAAGTGCGGACGAATTGCGCGCAACGATCACCAAACTCGTCGGCTTCGGCACACGCAATACACTCTCTGACACACACTCCGAAACACGTGGCATCGGTGCAGCGCGGCGCTGGGTGAAGTCGCGTTTCGCGGAGATTTCGAAAGACTGCGGCGGCTGCCTGCAACTTGTCACGCCGTCGCAAAGTTTCACCGGCAAGCGCATTCCGCAGCCGACCGAAGTGATGGATATCGTCGCGATCCAGCGCGGCACGGTCGAGCCGAATCGCGTCATCATCATCACCGGTCATCTCGATTCGCGTGTCACCGACGTGATGGACATAGAGCACGATGCGCCGGGTGCCAACGACGATGCTTCGGGCGTCGCTGCGTTGATCGAATCTGCGCGTTTGCTGAGCAAGCACAAGTTTCGTGCGACGCTGGTATTCGCCGCGTTATCGGGCGAGGAACAAGGCCTGTACGGTGGCAAGGTGCTGGCCGATTTCGCCAAGGCGCAAGGCTGGCAAGTGCAGGCCGATCTCAACAACGACATCGTCGGCAATACACGCGGTCAGGATGGCGTGATCGATACGACCACGGTGCGTATTTTTTCCGAAGGCACCAAAAGCAACGAGACCTTGGAGCAGGCAAAATACCGGCGTTATCACGGTGGCGAAGTCGATTCGCCGTCGCGCAATATCGCGCGCTACATGGCAGACTTGGCGGATCGTTACCTGACCAATTTCAAGGTGCGGATGGTGTATCGCACCGATCGTTATGGTCGCGGCGGCGATCAGGTATCGTTCCTCGAAGCGGGTTATCCGGCGGTGCGCGTGACCGAGGGGCATGAGAATTACACACGCCAGCATCAAGATCTGCGCACCGAAAACGGCATCGTTTACGGCGATACGATCGACGGTGTCGACTTCGGATATCTCGCCCATGTCACCGCGTTGAATGCGGTCACGATGGCGGCGATGGCCTCGGCACCGGTCGCGCCGACCGGCATCGATACGACGGGCGCGGTCGAGTCGGATACGACGGTGAAATGGGATGCGGTCGAGGGTGCGACCGGCTATCGTATATGGTGGCGCGACACGATCGCAGCGCAATGGCAACACAGTCGCTACGTCAGCGGCGCGACGAATGTGGTGCTGAAAAATATCGTGATCGACGACTGGTTTTTCGGCGTGAGCGCGGTGTCGGCAGACGGTTATGAAAGTCCGATCGCGTATCCGGGCGACGCCGGCAGTTTCTGA